A section of the Amycolatopsis sp. AA4 genome encodes:
- a CDS encoding M6 family metalloprotease domain-containing protein has protein sequence MNVSKRRLRAKIAAGVAGLLVVGLLVGDGVLIDRAAPQAGGQPGAARADGPVPRGAEAPRQQEGRPALPEPAAAPGRPEVPTPSARREAATRHGTAATRADGEADFAGLDDRPSPAEQVRRQAAADKVERELSAVADSPAGHRSGPAAASGSADPAPGTAESLKAVGTHKVFVLAVEFGDDTTPAIGGPAGPVHNQIPRPDPKKDNSTYWVPDFDRQHYQDVFFGDRTPSFKDFYRQQSQGRFGVTGSVTEWIKLPHSEAYYNNVDYGELDQLIADGMNGWVANRKAAGWSDAQIKAELATFDTWSRASRQDKPDGRIDHLTIIHAGVGAEATGVSPDQTDDPRYRDNIWSHSSEPLDPVDVGGTGISAADYTIEPENAGVGVIAHEFGHDLGLPDLYDTVGETHNTAGFWSIMDKGSWLSDSDTAIGTAPSGFGPWEKLMLGWVDYTAVRYGEGGDVALDASDAKQGDNPQALVVILPKGPDGKGRYYLAENRRYTGYNADLRRAYFRSDPDGSVVQRFGYEPGMLLWYWNRSYTDNKMADHPGAGQVIPIDAHPDQISSDDGRAAPVAVQMYDAAFTLTPTPALDLRWLNRNEDNIKYQARISAPSAPAQPVFDDRLWAAKKLPGTAVAVPDTGTSVTLAGEALDGGTVTVRLAFTKPAAQ, from the coding sequence ATGAATGTGAGCAAGAGACGGCTTCGGGCCAAGATCGCCGCTGGGGTGGCGGGACTGCTGGTCGTCGGGCTGCTGGTCGGCGACGGGGTTCTGATCGACCGGGCCGCGCCCCAGGCCGGCGGGCAGCCGGGCGCGGCTCGTGCCGACGGCCCGGTGCCGCGCGGTGCGGAAGCGCCGCGGCAGCAGGAGGGCCGGCCGGCACTGCCGGAACCGGCGGCCGCGCCGGGGCGTCCGGAGGTTCCGACACCGTCCGCGAGGCGCGAGGCGGCGACGAGGCACGGGACGGCCGCGACGCGGGCGGACGGCGAGGCGGACTTTGCCGGGCTGGACGACCGGCCCTCGCCTGCCGAGCAGGTGCGCCGGCAGGCGGCCGCGGACAAGGTGGAACGCGAGCTGTCGGCGGTTGCCGACAGTCCCGCGGGGCATCGGTCCGGTCCGGCCGCGGCGTCCGGCTCCGCGGACCCGGCGCCCGGCACGGCGGAGTCGTTGAAGGCGGTCGGGACGCACAAGGTGTTCGTGCTGGCCGTCGAGTTCGGCGACGACACGACCCCCGCCATCGGCGGGCCGGCCGGCCCGGTGCACAACCAGATCCCCCGCCCGGACCCGAAGAAGGACAACTCGACGTACTGGGTCCCGGACTTCGACCGGCAGCACTACCAGGACGTGTTCTTCGGCGACCGGACGCCCTCTTTCAAGGACTTCTACCGGCAGCAGTCGCAGGGCCGCTTCGGCGTGACCGGTTCGGTGACCGAGTGGATCAAGCTCCCGCACAGCGAGGCCTATTACAACAACGTCGACTACGGAGAGCTGGACCAGCTCATCGCCGACGGCATGAACGGATGGGTCGCCAACCGCAAGGCCGCCGGGTGGTCCGACGCCCAGATCAAGGCCGAACTGGCCACGTTCGACACGTGGAGCCGCGCCTCCCGCCAGGACAAGCCGGACGGCCGGATCGACCACCTGACGATCATCCACGCCGGGGTCGGAGCCGAGGCGACCGGAGTCAGCCCCGATCAGACGGACGACCCCCGGTACCGCGACAACATCTGGTCGCACAGCTCGGAGCCGCTGGATCCGGTGGACGTCGGCGGCACCGGGATCAGCGCCGCCGACTACACCATCGAGCCGGAGAACGCCGGGGTCGGCGTCATCGCGCACGAATTCGGCCATGACCTCGGTCTGCCCGACCTCTACGACACCGTCGGTGAGACCCACAACACCGCGGGCTTCTGGTCCATCATGGACAAGGGGTCGTGGCTGTCGGATTCGGACACCGCCATCGGCACGGCGCCGTCCGGATTCGGGCCGTGGGAGAAGCTCATGCTCGGCTGGGTGGACTACACGGCCGTCCGCTACGGGGAGGGAGGCGATGTCGCTCTGGACGCATCCGACGCGAAACAGGGCGACAACCCGCAGGCGCTGGTCGTCATCCTGCCCAAGGGCCCGGACGGCAAGGGCCGCTACTACCTGGCGGAGAACCGGCGTTACACCGGATACAACGCCGATCTGCGCAGAGCGTACTTCCGCAGCGATCCCGACGGCTCCGTCGTGCAGCGCTTCGGCTACGAGCCGGGAATGCTGCTGTGGTACTGGAACCGGTCCTACACCGACAACAAGATGGCTGATCATCCCGGGGCCGGGCAGGTGATTCCCATCGACGCCCACCCCGACCAGATCTCGTCCGACGACGGCCGTGCGGCCCCCGTCGCCGTGCAGATGTACGACGCGGCCTTCACGCTGACCCCCACGCCCGCGCTGGACCTGCGGTGGTTGAACCGGAACGAGGACAACATCAAGTACCAAGCCAGGATTTCCGCACCGTCGGCTCCCGCGCAACCGGTCTTCGACGATCGCCTCTGGGCAGCGAAGAAGCTGCCGGGAACCGCGGTGGCGGTGCCGGACACCGGCACGAGCGTCACGCTGGCCGGCGAAGCGCTCGACGGCGGCACGGTCACCGTCCGGCTCGCCTTTACCAAGCCAGCAGCGCAATAA
- a CDS encoding VOC family protein, with protein MSGLSGVHMVVYPARDLAAGIAVWTAALGRGPVYQNDDYATFSDGGVEIGLSRLPWVDHPLVFFKVEDVENAHRALIADGATALAQDAAGVLHPSDGGATGIVDVPGRRLAVLKAADGNLIGIAQDVPTSW; from the coding sequence ATGAGCGGGTTGAGCGGTGTGCACATGGTGGTCTACCCGGCACGTGATCTGGCCGCGGGCATCGCGGTCTGGACCGCCGCGCTGGGCCGGGGGCCGGTTTATCAGAACGACGATTACGCGACTTTCTCCGACGGCGGCGTAGAAATCGGGCTGTCCCGGCTGCCGTGGGTGGACCACCCGCTGGTCTTCTTCAAGGTCGAGGATGTCGAGAACGCCCACCGCGCACTGATCGCCGATGGCGCGACGGCACTGGCACAGGACGCGGCGGGTGTGCTGCACCCGAGCGATGGTGGCGCGACAGGAATCGTCGACGTCCCGGGCCGCCGGTTGGCAGTGCTGAAGGCCGCGGACGGGAACCTGATCGGGATCGCACAGGATGTCCCGACTTCTTGGTGA
- a CDS encoding SDR family oxidoreductase — translation MSYPKIDLDGASVAITGGGAGIGRAVAKLFASKGARVAIGDLNETAAKETAELIGGTAHHLDVADRGSFASFLAAAEKAHGPLRVLVNNAGLTPNGGFLELADATDRLQIDVNLGGVLNGMKLALPGMVERGSGHVVNVASLAGKFPVKGLAVYNATKFAVVGLTAATRLEFADAGVSLTAVLPSAVDTALASGLDMRPIPKVQPEDVARAVVESVHHRRGEIAVPGYVGLLAAAAGVTPEPVLNRIRRLVRDDRALHADRPERTAYRANLEAQQEKQR, via the coding sequence ATGAGCTACCCCAAGATCGACCTCGACGGCGCGTCCGTCGCGATCACCGGTGGCGGCGCGGGGATCGGCCGCGCGGTCGCCAAGTTGTTCGCGAGCAAGGGCGCGCGCGTCGCGATCGGCGACCTCAACGAGACGGCCGCCAAAGAGACCGCGGAGCTGATCGGCGGCACCGCGCACCACCTGGACGTCGCCGACCGCGGCTCGTTCGCGTCCTTCCTCGCTGCGGCCGAGAAGGCCCATGGACCGTTGCGTGTGCTGGTGAACAACGCCGGTCTCACGCCGAACGGCGGATTCCTCGAACTCGCCGACGCCACCGACCGGCTGCAGATCGATGTCAACCTCGGCGGCGTCCTCAACGGGATGAAACTGGCCCTGCCCGGCATGGTCGAACGCGGGTCCGGACACGTCGTCAACGTCGCCTCGCTGGCGGGCAAGTTCCCGGTCAAGGGACTGGCCGTCTACAACGCGACCAAGTTCGCCGTCGTCGGGCTGACGGCCGCGACCCGCCTGGAGTTCGCGGACGCGGGCGTCAGCCTCACCGCGGTGCTGCCCTCGGCCGTCGACACCGCGCTCGCCTCGGGCCTGGACATGCGGCCCATCCCGAAGGTGCAGCCGGAAGACGTCGCCAGGGCGGTCGTCGAGTCGGTGCACCACCGGCGCGGGGAGATCGCCGTTCCCGGCTACGTCGGCCTGCTCGCGGCGGCCGCGGGCGTCACCCCGGAGCCGGTCCTCAACCGCATCCGGCGTCTGGTCCGCGACGACCGCGCGTTGCACGCGGATCGCCCGGAACGAACGGCGTACCGGGCAAATCTCGAGGCACAGCAAGAAAAACAGCGGTAG
- a CDS encoding alpha/beta hydrolase produces MYAIYVQVREAQVAPASAEESAPVLAKRYLDQQIAWGDCPGLNKTLAAMAPTPVRQKCGTFLAPKDYYHQDLGDIKVGITQVARDDNFGPKRELFINPGGPGGAGFPMPAATAIKQPQLLLDHDFVAVDPRGTGLGTRVDCDDNEADPSDGAEPSADSRDLSDVAIAKARANVKKWIAVCAAKHGDLLPYLTTEQTVRDMDLGRALLGARTIDYQGTSAGTWLGAQYQKFFPERAGRFVLDSNAQFSDGWQATFETQPMSVQRRFEKQFLPWAARHDSKYHLGDTPEAVGKTYEAIRAAAGSGKLGRLTPDQLDAAVTSSLYSSSSFEEQAGKLHELDQAVRSGKPVEGGSVLSWIVDAVKKIFPENTPPVESNAVFTAITCNDTAWRGEDYWVDFARKQAANGNSLIGSGFAVQPCNYWPYRPVGLTPVTGRTAPGALMLQNTLDPATAYEGAVAAHRNNPATRMVTVINAGDHGVAGNNSCADAAVNRYLQQGVLPGNDVVCQGTPMVKEDRVYEEGPQLPDAQPAAGSGRAPTVAQYVDALLMAISTRTWSQIFPAG; encoded by the coding sequence GTGTACGCGATCTACGTCCAGGTCCGTGAAGCGCAGGTTGCTCCGGCCAGTGCCGAGGAGAGTGCCCCTGTCCTTGCGAAAAGATATCTCGACCAGCAGATCGCATGGGGCGACTGTCCGGGGTTGAACAAGACATTGGCGGCGATGGCTCCGACGCCGGTCCGGCAGAAATGCGGAACGTTCCTCGCGCCCAAGGATTACTATCATCAGGATTTGGGTGATATCAAGGTCGGAATTACCCAGGTTGCCCGCGACGATAATTTCGGCCCGAAGCGGGAGCTGTTCATCAATCCTGGGGGGCCGGGTGGAGCCGGGTTCCCGATGCCGGCGGCTACCGCGATCAAGCAACCGCAGTTGCTGCTCGACCATGATTTCGTGGCGGTGGATCCACGGGGGACCGGGTTGGGCACGCGGGTGGATTGCGATGACAATGAAGCGGATCCGTCGGATGGAGCGGAGCCGTCGGCCGACTCTCGGGACCTGTCCGACGTCGCGATCGCAAAAGCGCGTGCGAACGTGAAGAAGTGGATTGCCGTCTGCGCGGCGAAGCACGGTGACCTCCTGCCCTATCTCACCACTGAGCAGACGGTCCGGGACATGGATCTGGGGAGAGCGCTGCTGGGCGCGCGAACCATCGACTATCAGGGCACTTCTGCCGGAACGTGGCTCGGTGCCCAGTATCAGAAATTCTTCCCGGAGCGAGCGGGCCGGTTCGTCCTGGATTCCAATGCCCAGTTCTCCGACGGCTGGCAAGCCACCTTCGAGACGCAGCCGATGTCGGTGCAGCGGCGGTTCGAAAAGCAGTTCCTTCCGTGGGCGGCCCGGCATGACTCGAAGTATCATCTCGGCGACACGCCGGAAGCGGTCGGCAAAACCTATGAGGCGATTCGCGCGGCCGCCGGAAGCGGCAAGCTCGGCCGCCTGACGCCAGATCAGTTGGACGCGGCCGTGACGTCCTCGCTGTACAGCTCGTCCTCCTTTGAGGAGCAGGCAGGGAAACTGCATGAGCTGGACCAGGCGGTGCGGAGCGGAAAGCCGGTGGAGGGCGGCTCCGTGCTTTCCTGGATCGTCGACGCCGTGAAGAAGATCTTCCCCGAAAACACCCCACCGGTCGAGTCCAATGCGGTGTTCACTGCGATCACCTGCAACGACACCGCCTGGCGTGGCGAGGATTACTGGGTCGATTTCGCCAGGAAGCAGGCCGCCAACGGCAATTCGCTGATTGGTTCCGGCTTCGCCGTTCAGCCCTGTAATTACTGGCCGTACCGGCCGGTCGGCCTGACGCCGGTGACCGGCCGAACCGCGCCGGGCGCGCTCATGCTGCAAAACACGCTTGACCCCGCCACTGCCTATGAGGGTGCCGTCGCCGCGCACCGAAACAACCCCGCGACCCGCATGGTGACCGTGATCAACGCGGGCGACCACGGCGTGGCCGGAAACAACTCATGCGCTGATGCCGCGGTAAATCGATACCTGCAACAGGGGGTGCTGCCCGGGAACGACGTGGTCTGCCAGGGCACGCCCATGGTGAAGGAGGACCGCGTATACGAAGAAGGACCACAGCTGCCGGATGCTCAGCCAGCTGCGGGCAGCGGCCGGGCGCCCACTGTGGCGCAATATGTCGACGCGCTGCTGATGGCGATCTCGACCCGAACCTGGAGCCAGATCTTCCCCGCTGGCTGA
- a CDS encoding SIS domain-containing protein, giving the protein MVKGLADLPARIGEILATEDDIAAIAARYAEAEHMFFVGRVRGWPVAREGAQKLKEISHVHAEAYQPSELKHGPLCPTTNCSPRTSRPSRKSKPGAAR; this is encoded by the coding sequence ATGGTGAAAGGGCTCGCCGACCTGCCAGCCCGCATCGGCGAGATCCTCGCCACGGAAGACGACATCGCCGCGATCGCCGCACGCTACGCCGAGGCGGAGCACATGTTCTTCGTCGGCCGCGTGCGTGGCTGGCCGGTCGCCAGGGAAGGCGCGCAGAAGCTCAAGGAGATCTCCCACGTCCACGCAGAGGCGTACCAGCCGTCCGAACTCAAACACGGGCCACTGTGCCCGACGACGAACTGCTCGCCAAGAACATCTCGACCATCGAGGAAATCAAAGCCCGGGGCGGCCCGGTGA
- a CDS encoding helix-turn-helix transcriptional regulator produces the protein MSTPGKVVFESDDLDRTEEFLCDSYAPMRIGSGSRDSGARITRVATDAVSADELDLDFDMSYDVNPLGRICLCDIAAGTIEDHRVAGWTEPADFAPGDLFSFAPPDRPYSGRICRARYSITMLDPELLTRVAGVEKPVELLDHNPVSAAAAQHLRAAITFLREQVLSAPDIAEHPLLVSTATQHLAAAVLTAFPTTALDERAGTDLDAHPQALRRAIAFVEANPARDLTATDLALAAGVSARAVQLAFRRHLDTTPMAYLRRVRLDHARAELRAATPGETTVTQVAARWGYTRPSAFTAHYRAAYGELPSRALHD, from the coding sequence ATGTCCACCCCGGGAAAGGTGGTTTTCGAGAGCGACGACCTGGACCGCACCGAGGAATTCCTCTGCGATTCCTACGCCCCGATGCGGATCGGCAGCGGAAGCCGCGACTCGGGCGCGCGCATCACCCGGGTCGCCACCGACGCGGTCAGCGCCGACGAGCTGGACCTGGACTTCGACATGAGCTACGACGTCAACCCGCTGGGCCGGATCTGCCTGTGCGACATCGCAGCGGGAACCATCGAAGACCACCGGGTAGCCGGGTGGACCGAACCCGCCGACTTCGCCCCCGGCGACCTGTTCTCCTTCGCCCCGCCGGACCGCCCGTACTCCGGCCGGATCTGCCGGGCCCGCTACAGCATCACGATGCTCGACCCGGAGTTGCTCACGCGCGTCGCCGGTGTCGAAAAGCCCGTCGAACTGCTCGACCACAACCCGGTGTCCGCCGCCGCGGCCCAGCACCTGCGCGCGGCCATCACGTTCCTGCGCGAACAAGTCCTGTCCGCCCCGGACATCGCCGAGCACCCGCTCCTGGTCAGCACCGCGACCCAGCACCTGGCCGCGGCCGTGCTCACGGCTTTTCCCACGACCGCGCTGGACGAACGCGCCGGCACCGACCTCGACGCGCATCCCCAGGCGTTGCGCCGCGCGATCGCGTTCGTCGAGGCCAACCCCGCCCGCGACCTCACGGCGACCGACCTGGCCCTGGCCGCCGGCGTCTCAGCGCGCGCGGTGCAGCTGGCCTTCCGACGCCACCTCGACACGACGCCGATGGCTTACCTGCGGCGCGTGCGTCTCGACCACGCACGCGCTGAGCTGCGGGCTGCGACGCCGGGGGAGACGACGGTTACGCAGGTCGCGGCGCGGTGGGGGTACACGCGGCCTAGTGCGTTTACCGCGCACTACCGGGCCGCGTATGGGGAGCTGCCTTCTCGGGCTCTTCACGACTGA
- a CDS encoding MerR family transcriptional regulator yields MIPDQEGPATPSGADKFDDEHYPAYTMGRAADMLGTSQSFLRSLDEAGLITPQRSPGGHRRYTRHQLRLATRVRELVDQGTAVEAACRIVTLEDQLHEAQRQNAELRAED; encoded by the coding sequence TTGATCCCTGACCAAGAAGGACCGGCCACGCCCAGCGGGGCCGACAAGTTCGACGACGAGCACTACCCCGCCTACACGATGGGCCGGGCCGCCGACATGCTCGGCACCAGTCAAAGCTTCCTGCGCAGCCTCGACGAAGCGGGTTTGATCACGCCGCAGCGTTCGCCCGGAGGACACCGCCGCTACACCCGGCACCAGCTCCGCCTGGCCACCCGGGTGCGCGAACTGGTCGACCAGGGCACGGCCGTCGAGGCCGCCTGCCGCATCGTCACCCTCGAAGACCAGCTCCACGAAGCCCAGCGCCAGAACGCGGAACTCCGCGCAGAGGACTGA
- a CDS encoding TauD/TfdA family dioxygenase — protein sequence MKVGNIAPRVSGVRLDRLEPGEFDGLFTASKVHGSAGPRFAIGDVQRVDDTARAGKAFLHPLVHTHPLTGRKGLYVSACPLTGVAGLADAEAAELIEQLFRQVVAPRFVSRVRWAAGLVVMIDNRCVQHYALNDYHGQRREIHRVPVSDDGAPSRKRLVGEAGALSC from the coding sequence GTGAAAGTTGGCAACATCGCGCCGCGCGTCAGCGGCGTGCGACTCGACCGGCTCGAACCCGGCGAGTTCGACGGGCTCTTCACCGCATCCAAGGTCCACGGCAGCGCGGGTCCCCGGTTCGCCATCGGAGACGTGCAGCGAGTCGACGACACCGCACGCGCCGGCAAGGCCTTCCTTCACCCGCTGGTGCACACCCACCCGCTGACCGGCCGCAAGGGGCTCTATGTCAGCGCCTGCCCCCTGACCGGAGTGGCCGGGCTGGCCGACGCCGAGGCGGCTGAGCTGATCGAACAGCTGTTCCGGCAGGTGGTCGCCCCGCGTTTCGTCAGCAGGGTGCGATGGGCGGCCGGACTGGTCGTGATGATCGACAACCGCTGCGTGCAGCACTACGCGCTCAACGACTACCACGGTCAGCGGCGCGAGATTCACCGCGTGCCGGTCAGCGATGACGGAGCGCCAAGCCGGAAACGCCTGGTAGGAGAAGCTGGTGCGCTTTCTTGCTGA
- a CDS encoding TauD/TfdA family dioxygenase gives MRFLAEVVEQPGGDTVDVVGEALAEHKVVVLRRAADVDSDAFYWRLASALGHFHFHFRDEDPGGLDKPGRLDIRYDPDLAAGSRYRYGNGRMPLHVDGVYSDVDFDVFFIRCRAAARFGGATFAVDGTTVVEYLSASDPALLRALLNVEVRFSKGERVVTRRVIDYEGGDPVFNWSSTRVAGDNPPEVVRMCARFADFCEQRLVDGGLVEQIRLAPGDAVFVHNRKVLHGRYAFWGERCMLKGVLDLRPRIRGEEPA, from the coding sequence GTGCGCTTTCTTGCTGAGGTCGTCGAACAGCCGGGCGGGGACACCGTGGACGTCGTCGGCGAAGCACTCGCCGAGCACAAGGTGGTGGTGCTGCGCAGAGCCGCCGATGTCGACAGCGACGCCTTCTACTGGCGGCTGGCCAGCGCGCTCGGTCATTTCCATTTCCATTTCCGTGACGAAGACCCCGGCGGGCTGGACAAGCCCGGCCGGCTGGACATCCGCTACGACCCCGATCTGGCGGCCGGCTCGCGCTACCGTTACGGCAACGGCCGGATGCCGCTGCACGTCGACGGTGTGTACAGCGACGTGGACTTCGACGTCTTCTTCATCCGCTGCCGTGCCGCCGCCCGCTTCGGCGGTGCGACCTTCGCCGTGGACGGCACCACCGTAGTGGAGTACCTCTCGGCCAGCGATCCGGCGTTGCTGCGCGCGCTCCTGAACGTGGAGGTCCGCTTTTCCAAGGGCGAACGGGTGGTGACCCGGCGGGTCATCGACTACGAAGGAGGCGACCCGGTGTTCAACTGGAGCAGCACCAGAGTCGCCGGGGACAACCCGCCCGAAGTAGTCCGGATGTGCGCCCGGTTCGCCGACTTCTGCGAGCAGCGGCTCGTGGACGGCGGCCTGGTCGAACAGATCCGGCTCGCGCCGGGGGACGCGGTGTTCGTGCACAACCGCAAGGTCCTGCACGGGCGCTACGCGTTCTGGGGCGAGCGGTGCATGCTCAAAGGCGTCCTCGACCTGCGCCCGCGCATCCGCGGGGAGGAACCGGCGTGA
- a CDS encoding TauD/TfdA family dioxygenase, which produces MKVASLSRSLGLQVSGGALQDCSSGELAEALRLVERAGLVVFRRQCLDDGDLHALARRIGPLEESSRKVCLSPEHPEISYLSNLRDEDGQFIGFPGADTDYWHSDQQHRERPATLAVLYCVVPAASGGATSFVSADVESAGLDEATVADLAGRRAVYEPAFNHDNAPRVRVSHPALLTSRTGDRHYAYVSDNTLGFTGLAADESAALKQRVLSRLLEPSRIYAHRWQAGDFALYDNTQLLHRRERFQGRRWLKAAKVFAPEEIFAVPSGEVVSECAAATSSAE; this is translated from the coding sequence ATGAAGGTTGCATCGCTGTCTCGCTCGTTGGGCCTGCAGGTCAGCGGCGGCGCGCTGCAGGACTGCTCGTCTGGCGAACTGGCCGAGGCGCTGCGCCTGGTCGAGCGGGCCGGGCTGGTGGTGTTTCGCCGTCAGTGCCTGGACGACGGCGACTTGCACGCGCTGGCGCGGCGGATCGGCCCGCTGGAGGAGTCGTCGCGCAAGGTGTGTCTCTCCCCGGAGCACCCCGAGATCAGCTACCTGTCCAATCTGCGCGACGAAGACGGCCAGTTCATCGGCTTCCCCGGGGCGGACACCGACTACTGGCACTCAGACCAGCAGCACCGCGAGCGCCCCGCGACCCTGGCGGTGCTTTACTGTGTGGTTCCGGCCGCGTCCGGGGGCGCGACCAGTTTCGTGTCCGCGGACGTCGAGTCGGCCGGGCTGGACGAGGCCACGGTCGCCGATCTGGCCGGACGGCGGGCAGTGTACGAGCCGGCGTTCAACCACGACAACGCGCCTCGGGTGCGGGTGTCGCATCCCGCGCTGCTGACCAGCCGCACCGGGGACCGGCACTATGCCTACGTCAGCGACAACACTCTCGGGTTCACCGGGTTGGCGGCAGACGAGTCGGCGGCTCTCAAGCAACGGGTGCTGAGCCGGCTGCTGGAGCCGTCCCGGATCTATGCCCACCGGTGGCAGGCGGGGGATTTCGCCCTTTACGACAACACGCAATTGCTGCACCGCCGTGAGCGGTTCCAGGGTCGGCGGTGGCTCAAGGCCGCCAAAGTTTTCGCTCCGGAGGAGATCTTTGCCGTCCCGTCGGGCGAAGTGGTCTCCGAGTGCGCTGCCGCGACGTCCAGCGCGGAATGA
- a CDS encoding TetR/AcrR family transcriptional regulator, with protein sequence MPRPPRYDETLLLDTALEIAAASGPAAVTMSAVARACGAPSGSLYHRFPQRLALQAELWLRTVERFQDGYFAALGSDPDPLKAGAAAARHVVAWSRLNPQEAAVLLHGPQAFGRDEWTDEHARRGEDGNKRVLGAVAELAKRVGADTEMDLDRVVLALVELPLAMVRRYRRNGQPLPAHAEDLAERCARDLLA encoded by the coding sequence ATGCCTCGCCCGCCCCGTTATGACGAGACGTTGCTGCTGGACACCGCTCTGGAGATCGCCGCCGCTTCGGGACCGGCGGCGGTGACCATGTCGGCGGTCGCCAGAGCCTGCGGGGCGCCAAGCGGTTCGCTCTACCACCGGTTCCCGCAGCGGCTGGCGCTGCAGGCCGAGCTGTGGCTGCGCACGGTCGAGCGCTTCCAGGACGGATACTTCGCCGCGCTGGGCTCCGACCCGGATCCGCTGAAGGCCGGCGCGGCCGCGGCGCGCCACGTCGTCGCCTGGAGCCGGCTGAACCCGCAGGAAGCGGCGGTGTTGCTGCACGGGCCGCAGGCGTTCGGGCGCGACGAATGGACCGACGAACACGCGCGGCGCGGCGAGGACGGCAACAAGCGTGTCCTGGGAGCGGTGGCCGAGCTCGCCAAACGTGTGGGCGCCGACACCGAAATGGACCTCGACCGGGTCGTGCTCGCCCTGGTCGAGCTGCCGCTGGCAATGGTCCGCCGGTATCGGCGCAACGGCCAACCGCTGCCTGCGCATGCCGAGGACCTCGCCGAACGCTGCGCGCGGGATCTGCTGGCCTAG
- a CDS encoding STAS domain-containing protein translates to MSETTDRSLRPGDLAIRCGSVGSLLLVRLGGALDLATADDLAAVLDQQLRTGRDIVLDCTALDFMAVVGMSLMLETHRAARARHQKLIVVTGGNRAVLRPLRVTRVDVLLHLAATIDDACARLGGLLPGQRG, encoded by the coding sequence ATGTCCGAAACCACCGACCGGTCGCTACGCCCTGGCGACCTGGCTATCCGCTGCGGCTCCGTGGGCTCGCTCCTGCTGGTGAGACTGGGCGGCGCGCTCGATCTGGCCACCGCCGACGACCTCGCCGCCGTGCTCGACCAGCAGCTCCGTACCGGCCGCGACATCGTCCTTGACTGCACCGCCCTGGACTTCATGGCCGTCGTCGGGATGTCGCTGATGCTCGAAACCCACCGGGCCGCGCGCGCCCGGCACCAGAAGCTCATCGTGGTGACCGGCGGAAACCGCGCCGTCCTGCGTCCGCTGCGCGTCACCCGGGTCGACGTCCTGCTCCACCTCGCCGCCACCATCGACGACGCCTGCGCCCGGCTCGGCGGTTTGCTCCCCGGCCAACGCGGGTAA